Genomic window (Campylobacter sp. RM16704):
TAGATCTTACACCAAATTGTGTAGCTAAATCTCCTTGTTCATCTGTATTAACTTTGCAAATTTTAGCTTTGCCATCAAAATCATTAGCAAGCTCATCAATTACCGGAGCAAGCATTCTGCAAGGTCCACACCATGGAGCCCAAAAATCGACTAAAGCCACACCTTCTTTTGCTTGTGCAAAATTTTCTGTAGTTAAATCAATATATTTTCCCATTTTTTCTCCTTTATTTTTCGTAAATTCTATTAAATTAGTATAAATATTATCTTAATAACTAATATTCTCTAAAAGTTTTATATCATCTTTATATACACAAAGCAAATCTAGTTGGAAATTTTCTTGACTTTTATGTTTCATAAAGTAATACTCTACGGCTTTAGTGATTTTATTATATTTTTTCAAATCAAGTCTATAAGCTACTTCATAATTTCCTTGTGTACTCTTAACCTCAATAAAATGCAAAATATTATTTTTTTTAGCA
Coding sequences:
- a CDS encoding YraN family protein, which codes for MGLKEYIFGIEGENKACDFLRIQGFDILERNFHSKFGEIDIIAKKNNILHFIEVKSTQGNYEVAYRLDLKKYNKITKAVEYYFMKHKSQENFQLDLLCVYKDDIKLLENISY
- the trxA gene encoding thioredoxin; the protein is MGKYIDLTTENFAQAKEGVALVDFWAPWCGPCRMLAPVIDELANDFDGKAKICKVNTDEQGDLATQFGVRSIPTIIFFKDGEIVDQLVGAQSKQALSDKLNSLL